Proteins co-encoded in one Prunus persica cultivar Lovell chromosome G6, Prunus_persica_NCBIv2, whole genome shotgun sequence genomic window:
- the LOC18774170 gene encoding probable plastid-lipid-associated protein 12, chloroplastic translates to MAAAVTAAAPPNLTSLRFHGWREKPTFSISPTTLRFFRNSSRTKHLTQVLALVDEQQQQQQVSFTEEENSLVEALIGIQGRGRSASPQQLTDVERAVQALESLQGIPDPTSSSLIEGRWQLMFTTRPGTASPIQRTFVGVDFFSVFQEVFLRTNDPRVSNIVKFSDAIGELKVEAAASIKDRKRILFRFDRAAFSFKFLPFKVPYPVPFRLLGDEAKGWLDTTYLSQSGNLRISRGNKGTTFVLQKKTEPRQRLLSTISTGTGVKEAIDEFISFNQNKGIGEPELQEGEWEMLWSSQEETDSWLENAANGLMGKQIVKENGQIKFVVDILLGLKFSITGTFVKSGTTTYDITMDDAAIIGGQFGYPVELESKFKLELLYSDDKIRITRGYNKIVFVHLRTDGTGQK, encoded by the exons ATGGCGGCAGCAGTGACAGCAGCAGCACCACCAAATCTAACAAGCCTGAGATTCCATGGTTGGCGCGAAAAACCCACATTCTCAATCTCACCAACAACTCTTCGCTTCTTCAGAAACTCAAGCCGTACAAAGCATCTCACTCAAGTTTTGGCTCTCGTAGATGaacaacagcagcaacaacaagtCTCGTTTACAGAGGAAGAGAACTCTCTCGTTGAAGCCCTCATTGGAATTCAAGGCCGAGGCCGCTCTGCTTCTCCTCAGCAACTCACT GATGTTGAGCGTGCTGTGCAGGCTCTTGAAAGTTTACAAGGCATTCCGGACCCG ACCAGCTCTAGTTTGATTGAGGGACGCTGGCAATTGATGTTTACTACAAGACCTGGAACTGCCTCTCCCATTCAA AGGACATTTGTTGGGGTCGACTTCTTTAGCGTGTTTCAAGAGGTATTTCTTCGGACAAATGACCCACGCGTATCCAATATCGTAAAATTCTCTGATGCAATAGGTGAGCTGAAAGTAGAG GCGGCGGCATCAATCAAAGATAGGAAACGAATCCTTTTCCGGTTTGACAGAGCAgccttttctttcaaatttttaccaTTTAAGGTTCCATATCCAGTTCCATTCAGACTTCTTGGAGATGAGGCAAAGGGTTGGTTGGATACCACATACTTGTCCCAATCTGGAAACCTCCGAATATCAAGAGGAAATAAG ggaaccacatttgtgctgcAAAAGAAAACTGAGCCTAGGCAAAGATTGCTATCAACCATCTCCACGGGTACAGGAGTCAAAGAG GCAATCGATGAGTTCATCTCCTTCAACCAGAATAAAGGCATAGGTGAACCAGAACTCCAAGAGGGAGAGTGGGAAATGCTATGGAGTTCACAG GAAGAGACGGATAGTTGGTTAGAGAATGCTGCCAATGGTCTTATGGGCAAGCAA ATTGTCAAGGAAAATGGACAAATAAAGTTTGTGGTTGACATCTTGCTTGGACTCAAATTTTCCATAACTGGCACATTTGT GAAATCTGGCACCACAACATATGATATTACAATGGACGATGCAGCCATCATCGGTGGCCAATTTGGATATCCCGTAGAGCTAGAAAGCAAGTTCAAACTAGAACTGCT GTATAGCGATGACAAGATCAGAATTACGCGGGGatataataaaattgtttttgtgCATCTGCGAACAGATGGTACAGGACAGAAGTAA
- the LOC18772631 gene encoding peroxidase N encodes MTRFNEYNSLFFVINLFMLCSAVRSDLNADFYKQTCPDLLKIVRKEVKDALKIEMRMAASLLRLHFVDCFVNGCDASILLDGSNSEKFATPNLNSVRGFQVVDAVKSAVESACSGVVSCADILALIARDSVLLSGGPTWKVLLGRRDGLVPNQRGANLAIPSQYDTLDTIISKFANVGLNVTDVVSLSGAHTIGQARCATFSKRLWNFFNTGGPDSTMEKDMLSDLRHVCLVNGDGNETTALDRNSNDLFDNHYYQNLLDGKGLLHSDQILFNGGDDETKSVVDNYRRKPKLFFDDFIKSMIKMGNIGPVTGSSGQIRKNCRVIN; translated from the exons ATGACCAGATTTAATGAATATAacagtttattttttgtcataAATCTGTTCATGTTGTGTTCAGCTGTGAGGTCTGATCTTAATGCAGATTTCTATAAGCAGACATGTCCAGATCTTCTCAAAATCGTCAGGAAAGAGGTCAAAGATGCACTAAAGATTGAAATGCGAATGGCGGCTTCCTTGCTTCGGCTTCACTTTGTCGATTGCTTTGTGAAT GGCTGTGATGCATCAATTCTGTTGGATGGAAGCAACAGTGAGAAATTTGCTACTCCCAATTTGAACTCTGTTAGAGGATTTCAAGTGGTGGATGCAGTCAAAAGTGCTGTGGAGAGTGCATGCAGTGGAGTTGTATCCTGTGCTGATATATTAGCCCTAATTGCCCGGGATTCTGTTCTGTTG AGTGGAGGACCAACATGGAAGGTTTTATTGGGAAGAAGGGATGGACTGGTGCCAAACCAGAGAGGAGCAAATCTTGCTATTCCTTCTCAATATGACACACTGGAcacaataatttcaaaatttgccaATGTAGGTCTCAATGTCACAGATGTGGTCTCCTTGTCAG GTGCTCATACAATTGGACAAGCAAGGTGTGCCACTTTCAGCAAGAGACTCTGGAACTTCTTCAACACAGGAGGTCCAGACAGCACAATGGAAAAAGATATGCTATCTGATCTGCGACATGTATGTCTCGTGAATGGCGATGGCAACGAAACCACAGCTCTTGATCGAAATTCGAATGATCTCTTTGACAACCATTACTACCAGAACTTGCTCGACGGGAAGGGCCTTCTTCATTCTGACCAAATTTTGTTTAatggtggtgatgatgaaACCAAAAGTGTTGTTGACAACTACAGAAGAAAGCCTAAACTTTTCTTTGATGACTTTATCAAGTCAATGATCAAGATGGGAAATATTGGCCCAGTGACTGGATCAAGTGGACAGATTCGAAAGAATTGCAGAGTGATCAATTGA
- the LOC18773398 gene encoding peroxidase N has protein sequence MTRSSITFSRRYSLLMIMFFALCLVAKAQLSTDFYKATCPDLLKIVRREVLNAIKTEMRMAASLLRLHFHDCFVNGCDASLLLDVTDSEKAALPNLNSARGFEVVDRIKSSVESACSGVVSCADILAIAARDSVVLSGGTPWKVLLGRRDGLVANQTGANNGLPSPFETLDVIISKFATVGLDVKDVVSLSGGHTIGLAKCSTFSNRLFNFSGTGSPDSTLDQSMLTDLQNLCPLTGDGSNTAPFDRNSADLFDNHYFQNLINGKGLLGSDQILFSSDAAVTTNTKSLVLSYSSNSRLFLSDFADSMVKMGNISPLTGSAGEIRKNCRLVNS, from the exons aTGACAAGGTCATCGATTACTTTTAGTCGTCGTTACTCTTTGTTAATGATCATGTTTTTCGCGTTGTGTCTGGTTGCGAAGGCACAGTTAAGTACAGATTTCTACAAGGCAACATGTCCTGATCTTCTCAAAATTGTCCGGAGAGAGGTTCTGAATGCAATCAAGACTGAAATGCGAATGGCTGCTTCTTTGCTTCGGCTACACTTCCATGACTGCTTTGTCAAT GGTTGTGATGCATCGCTACTACTGGATGTAACTGACAGTGAGAAGGCTGCCTTGCCCAATTTGAACTCAGCAAGAGGATTTGAAGTTGTGGACAGAATCAAGAGCTCTGTGGAGAGTGCATGCAGTGGAGTTGTATCGTGTGCTGATATACTAGCCATAGCTGCCAGAGACTCTGTGGTCCTA AGTGGAGGAACTCCATGGAAAGTTCTACTGGGAAGAAGAGATGGATTGGTGGCAAATCAAACAGGAGCAAATAATGGACTTCCTTCTCCATTTGAAACTCTGGATGTGATCATTTCCAAGTTTGCCACTGTAGGCCTCGATGTCAAAGATGTTGTGTCCTTATCAG GAGGTCATACAATTGGGTTGGCAAAGTGCAGCACTTTCAGCAACAGGCTTTTCAACTTCTCAGGAACAGGTAGTCCAGACAGCACATTGGATCAAAGCATGTTAACTGATCTACAAAACTTGTGTCCACTCACTGGTGATGGAAGCAACACCGCGCCGTTTGATCGAAACTCAGCCGATCTTTTTGACAACCATTACTTTCAGAACTTGATTAATGGAAAGGGCCTTCTTGGTTCTGATCAAATTCTGTTTTCCAGTGATGCAGCTGTGACAACAAACACCAAAAGTTTGGTCCTAAGCTATAGCTCTAATTCTAGGCTTTTCCTCAGTGATTTTGCTGATTCTATGGTCAAGATGGGGAATATAAGTCCTCTTACTGGGTCTGCTGGAGAGATCAGAAAGAACTGCCGGCTGGTTAATTCATGA